The proteins below are encoded in one region of Lonchura striata isolate bLonStr1 chromosome 1, bLonStr1.mat, whole genome shotgun sequence:
- the FOXQ1 gene encoding forkhead box protein Q1 gives MKLEVFSQHYEDKLSTGSDQEGSGSLSPAPAESELGSDGDCAANSPGGGAGRPGHPPPPPPTPQPPPPPPAESAKGKPYTRRPKPPYSYIALIAMAIRDSAGGRLTLAEINDYLMSRFPFFRGAYTGWRNSVRHNLSLNDCFVKVLRDPARPWGKDNYWMLNPSSEYTFADGVFRRRRKRLSRAAPPPQPARPAAGVPPQVPQEAAGAGAASPGASPRCCCASSPCHCAPGAKEAAAGGGGARPAGGGAAKFSSSFAIESLLQRPAGPRAAPPPTPHARLLWPAPPAPPHLLPGPYPLLPYAPAAQPPPAAALYGGGLLQLCAYGLGEPSPPPLLLGGGRPALAPGEAPPLAERPRAPLFHAGLPKGGRGPPPGSPLYGPLRLTGPLPPAAGGSASFQPYAVETPLA, from the coding sequence ATGAAGCTGGAGGTGTTCTCGCAGCACTACGAGGACAAGCTGAGCACCGGCAGCGACCAGGAAGGCAGCGGCTCGCTCTCCCCGGCTCCGGCGGAGAGCGAGCTGGGCTCGGACGGTGACTGCGCGGCCAACAgcccgggcggcggggccgggcggccgGGGCatcccccgccgccgccccccacGCCGCAGCCCCCTCCGCCGCCGCCTGCCGAGAGCGCCAAGGGGAAACCCTACACGCGGCGGCCGAAACCGCCCTACTCCTACATCGCGCTGATCGCCATGGCCATCCGCGACTCGGCCGGCGGCCGCCTGACCCTGGCCGAGATCAATGACTACCTGATGAGCCGCTTCCCCTTCTTCCGCGGCGCCTACACCGGCTGGCGCAACTCGGTGCGCCACAACCTCTCCCTCAACGACTGCTTCGTCAAGGTGCTGCGCGACCCGGCGCGGCCCTGGGGCAAGGACAACTACTGGATGCTGAACCCCAGCAGCGAGTACACCTTCGCCGACGGCGTCTTCCGCCGCCGCCGCAAGCGCCTCagccgcgccgccccgccgccgcagcccgcccgccccgccgccggcgtCCCGCCGCAAGTGCCGCAGGAGGCGGCCGGAGCGGGCGCCGCGTCCCCCGGCGCTTCGCCGCGGTGCTGCTGCGCCTCCTCGCCCTGTCACTGCGCGCCGGGCGCCAAGGAGGcagcggcggggggcggcggggcgcggccggcgggcggcggcgctgccaAGTTCTCCAGCTCCTTCGCCATCGAGAGCCTCCTGCAGCGGCCGGCAGgaccccgcgccgccccgccgccgacGCCGCACGCCCGCCTGCTGTGGccggcgccgcccgcgcccccgCACCTGCTGCCCGGCCCCTACCCGCTGCTGCCATACGCACCTGCCGCGcagcccccgcccgccgccgcgctcTACGGCGGGggcctcctgcagctctgcgCCTACGGGCTGGGGGAGCCgtcgccgccgccgctgctgctggGGGGCGGGCGGCCCGCGCTGGCCCCGGGGGAGGCGCCGCCGCtggcggagcggccgcgggcgCCGCTGTTCCACGCCGGCCTCCCCAagggcgggcgggggccgcCGCCCGGCTCCCCCCTCTACGGGCCCCTCCGGCTCAccgggccgctgccgccggcgGCGGGGGGCTCGGCCTCGTTCCAGCCGTACGCCGTGGAGACCCCGCTGGCTTAA